In a genomic window of Paraburkholderia phenazinium:
- a CDS encoding FadR/GntR family transcriptional regulator, with the protein MVMDRAKAGVAVEIKQQKRPDLVAEEIKRLITEKDLKPGDRLPREVELQALYSVSKSTIREALKSLEVQGLIKVTTGPNGGGMVVEVPLDRTLQLLQNYLFFKDVTIDDIYTVRKLLEPELAAGAVPHLTEQDFVALEASIACCDRPASGHGVGGILKQRQEDVNFHDILAAANPNPFLRFSCELINEMIRQLIEFRNDTPESEHQRFGEANVKIHKAITRAARARDVEKVRELMVTHMTEAPRYVKRMKGKLRGRLILDSEIRKKLRTRSAAPVVDAEED; encoded by the coding sequence ATGGTCATGGACCGAGCCAAGGCCGGTGTCGCGGTCGAAATCAAGCAGCAGAAGCGTCCCGATCTGGTTGCCGAGGAGATCAAGCGGCTCATCACCGAGAAGGACCTGAAGCCGGGCGACCGTCTGCCGCGCGAGGTCGAATTGCAGGCGCTGTACTCCGTGAGCAAGAGCACGATTCGCGAAGCGCTGAAGTCGCTGGAGGTGCAAGGCCTCATCAAGGTGACGACGGGGCCCAACGGTGGCGGCATGGTGGTGGAGGTGCCGCTGGATCGCACGCTGCAGTTGCTGCAGAACTATCTGTTCTTCAAGGACGTGACGATCGACGACATCTACACCGTGCGCAAACTGCTCGAACCGGAACTCGCGGCGGGTGCGGTGCCGCATCTCACCGAGCAGGATTTCGTCGCGCTCGAGGCGAGCATTGCCTGTTGCGATCGGCCGGCGTCGGGGCATGGTGTGGGCGGTATCCTGAAGCAGCGCCAGGAGGACGTGAATTTCCACGACATCCTTGCAGCTGCGAATCCGAATCCATTTCTGCGCTTCAGTTGCGAGCTGATCAACGAAATGATCCGTCAGTTGATCGAGTTTCGTAACGATACTCCGGAGTCCGAACATCAACGGTTTGGCGAGGCCAATGTGAAGATTCACAAGGCCATTACCAGGGCGGCGCGTGCCCGCGATGTCGAGAAGGTGCGCGAACTGATGGTCACTCATATGACCGAGGCGCCGCGCTACGTCAAACGTATGAAGGGTAAGCTGCGCGGCAGGCTGATTCTCGACTCGGAAATCCGCAAAAAGCTGCGAACGCGAAGCGCTGCGCCGGTAGTGGATGCTGAGGAGGATTGA
- a CDS encoding DJ-1/PfpI family protein, producing MTQPFTVVIPIYPRVTHLDFTGPHQVLAFTPGVNVIVASAGGKPVNADGLTFSDLARLEDIERCDVVCVPGGGGVTDAMQDDVFMHHVRRLALGARYVTSVCTGSLVLGAAGLLEGKRAACHWAWRDMLSLFGAIPDDARVVRDGNVITGGGVTAGIDFALTLAAELTDELTAQSVQLGLEYAPQPPFQAGRPETAPAAVLERVKARNAQNHAARRPAAEKVAAEYRRVGPR from the coding sequence ATGACCCAGCCTTTTACCGTCGTGATTCCCATCTATCCGCGCGTGACCCACCTGGACTTCACCGGTCCACATCAGGTGCTGGCGTTCACGCCGGGCGTCAACGTGATCGTGGCGTCGGCCGGCGGCAAGCCGGTCAATGCGGACGGCCTGACGTTTAGCGACCTCGCGCGTCTTGAAGACATCGAACGTTGTGACGTGGTGTGCGTACCCGGTGGCGGCGGTGTCACCGATGCCATGCAGGACGACGTCTTTATGCATCACGTGCGGCGCCTGGCGCTCGGGGCGCGCTATGTCACCTCCGTGTGTACAGGGTCGCTGGTGCTCGGCGCGGCGGGGTTGCTGGAGGGCAAGCGTGCCGCTTGCCATTGGGCGTGGCGGGACATGCTGTCGCTGTTCGGCGCGATCCCTGACGATGCGCGCGTGGTGCGGGACGGCAACGTGATCACAGGAGGCGGCGTGACGGCGGGGATCGACTTTGCACTGACGCTGGCTGCCGAGCTGACCGATGAGCTCACGGCCCAGTCCGTGCAGCTTGGGTTGGAGTACGCGCCGCAGCCGCCGTTTCAAGCCGGGCGTCCGGAGACGGCGCCGGCTGCGGTGCTTGAGCGGGTGAAGGCGCGCAACGCGCAGAACCATGCGGCGCGTCGGCCGGCTGCGGAGAAGGTGGCGGCGGAGTATCGGCGGGTGGGGCCGCGGTAG
- a CDS encoding type VI secretion system Vgr family protein, with the protein MNRAESDRLRVYLTGRQSAHLKLMPRKPQTDRETGKSPMPVVSVVSWEVHEEVCEPYRIKAVLATSGPVSRKKVLGQIAEFSIQPEDGRGRRQFNGFVSRFDLVSESRDGCTYCVVIRQRLAVLDGPSNCVTYQQKASWEIIKSILERHEIRFWMQVEFRLRREHPKHDFRFQFNMGDWDYIRLEMEQAGLFCFTTTGKHGEVLVIADDIDGYERPPMVVPDRPTAGLSTFEEAIFSFRIRTRTVPESFAVADYNPESAWEVLRNESRVVPDDGTMVGAPYVWGTHHGDTAGAKREALLRHESALVRQVRYKVKSTVLAIRPGCIVRSDRLLEDAPRGMFVTKVVHSGARSDSYMNRFTAIPADRPYRMRMDDGRWPKIHGTLGATICSPDKYKFAYLTDKGEYIARFHCDFGTWPKGAESVPLRLAKPFAGKNHTGLHMPAVDGDEALVGFREGNPNKPILVGFVHNSQRPDLVNSSRRRMSRNEIRTQSGNKLWMDDWDNQEGIELSTEHSGRSQLNLGFIPDRELKERGAGAELRTAGHLVGRGGAGVMLSAYNQAGGNGKVLDTSETQAQLKNHQALSESLAKSASASKAAPADTVAQRAISNALDEFRQPGALVTAPGPAGVVSGDGVHLAADGSIIGTAKKGVHFSTLKRFTVAARDLVSVFSQKGMSLIAAAGAVVVQAQRGSMQLASQNDMTVETVDGVLQMKSSKEIVLNVGGSYMRMTPDGIEFGSRGRAVFKTSGLKKVGPAQMDLGGAAFAPVFVPFTTGCEVWRTNPDFVSPPAPVPEVNESLWESLGNTVGVVPAPAPPLAGSKISGFSPFDGKSSNVDSNVPKAKVTLNSPDDQTQSYVAPDPIKLANAAPCDWNISDVKADVSEHIEAKSYWGVLGNRSPWKDGRGNQIRGGGSRDSNFEFAYSEQDKAITCTVRVMLIPMDLFPVDATGNRDLTVVPQTVPYETTTHWKMMPGSTVNGVKMDYRDAVGDQYDVGALKSRIEAVLNHGGYKLILDGCSKGAACGCRVKVNFRVDLRVSVKGVSIAGFNPHVSNHLFPTVLRADTSSWGERHKYEYNNKIFDYPQANVEAHECGHYFNFPDEYYDQGGWLHESYIKDEQIDFSLVDAKAGTMAWQAHSPTNLMGDGANAPLQSGSVTASIKPYYLEYVRRQFSLSTSRLWRVGHDS; encoded by the coding sequence ATGAATAGGGCGGAATCTGATCGTTTGAGGGTGTATCTGACAGGACGGCAATCTGCGCACCTGAAACTGATGCCACGCAAGCCGCAGACTGACCGGGAGACCGGCAAGTCTCCCATGCCTGTGGTGTCGGTCGTATCGTGGGAGGTGCACGAAGAAGTCTGCGAGCCGTACCGTATCAAGGCTGTGCTTGCAACATCGGGACCTGTCAGCAGGAAGAAGGTACTCGGACAGATCGCGGAGTTCTCCATCCAGCCGGAAGACGGGCGTGGACGGCGGCAGTTCAACGGCTTTGTGTCGCGCTTCGATCTGGTATCGGAATCGCGTGACGGTTGCACCTACTGCGTGGTGATCCGCCAGCGACTCGCTGTCCTCGACGGCCCGAGCAACTGCGTGACGTACCAGCAGAAGGCGTCGTGGGAAATCATCAAGTCGATTCTTGAGCGCCATGAAATCCGCTTCTGGATGCAGGTGGAATTTCGCCTCAGGCGTGAACATCCGAAACACGACTTCCGGTTCCAGTTCAACATGGGGGATTGGGATTACATCAGGCTTGAAATGGAACAGGCTGGCCTGTTCTGTTTTACGACGACCGGCAAGCATGGCGAAGTGCTGGTGATTGCCGATGACATCGACGGCTACGAGCGTCCTCCCATGGTGGTGCCTGACCGTCCCACTGCGGGGTTGTCGACGTTCGAGGAGGCGATCTTCTCCTTTAGGATCCGCACCCGGACCGTGCCGGAGTCCTTTGCCGTTGCCGATTACAACCCGGAAAGTGCGTGGGAAGTTCTGCGCAACGAAAGCCGTGTTGTACCGGACGACGGGACGATGGTTGGTGCGCCTTACGTGTGGGGCACACATCACGGAGATACGGCAGGTGCGAAGCGTGAAGCGCTGTTGCGGCACGAGTCGGCGCTTGTCCGGCAGGTCCGTTACAAGGTCAAGTCAACCGTGCTCGCGATCCGGCCCGGCTGCATCGTGCGGTCGGACAGACTACTTGAAGATGCACCCCGTGGCATGTTTGTCACGAAGGTTGTGCATAGCGGTGCGCGTTCCGACAGCTACATGAACCGCTTCACCGCCATTCCTGCCGACCGTCCCTACCGGATGCGTATGGACGATGGCCGGTGGCCAAAAATACACGGGACATTGGGCGCGACGATCTGCTCTCCTGACAAATACAAATTCGCCTACCTGACCGACAAGGGCGAGTATATCGCGCGCTTTCACTGCGACTTCGGCACCTGGCCCAAAGGCGCGGAGAGTGTGCCGCTGCGGCTGGCGAAGCCTTTTGCCGGCAAGAACCATACGGGCCTGCATATGCCCGCAGTGGATGGGGATGAAGCCCTGGTCGGCTTCCGTGAGGGCAACCCAAACAAGCCAATCCTGGTGGGATTCGTCCACAACAGCCAGCGTCCTGATCTCGTCAACTCGTCGCGGCGGCGCATGTCGCGTAACGAAATCCGCACGCAGTCCGGCAACAAGCTGTGGATGGATGACTGGGACAACCAGGAAGGCATTGAACTCAGCACGGAGCATTCGGGCCGTTCGCAGCTCAACCTCGGCTTCATACCGGACCGTGAACTGAAGGAGCGTGGCGCGGGCGCAGAACTGCGGACGGCGGGACACCTGGTCGGGCGCGGCGGAGCAGGCGTGATGCTGTCGGCCTATAACCAGGCCGGTGGTAACGGCAAGGTGCTCGACACGTCGGAGACGCAGGCGCAACTGAAGAACCATCAGGCGCTGTCTGAATCTCTGGCGAAATCCGCTAGCGCCTCAAAGGCGGCGCCGGCCGATACCGTTGCACAGCGGGCGATCAGCAATGCCTTGGACGAGTTTAGACAGCCGGGTGCGCTCGTCACCGCGCCTGGGCCGGCTGGCGTCGTATCAGGCGACGGAGTGCATCTTGCCGCCGATGGTTCGATTATCGGCACCGCAAAGAAGGGTGTGCATTTCAGCACGCTCAAGCGATTCACCGTGGCTGCGCGTGATCTGGTATCCGTCTTCTCGCAGAAGGGCATGAGCCTGATTGCGGCAGCGGGCGCGGTTGTCGTGCAGGCCCAGCGCGGATCGATGCAGCTTGCGTCACAGAACGACATGACCGTTGAGACGGTGGATGGCGTGCTGCAGATGAAGTCTTCGAAGGAGATCGTGCTGAATGTGGGTGGCTCGTATATGCGCATGACGCCGGATGGGATCGAATTCGGTTCGCGGGGTCGCGCCGTGTTCAAGACAAGTGGCTTGAAGAAGGTGGGTCCCGCACAGATGGACCTGGGTGGCGCGGCGTTCGCGCCGGTCTTTGTGCCGTTCACGACTGGATGTGAAGTGTGGAGGACCAACCCGGACTTCGTATCGCCGCCAGCACCGGTGCCCGAGGTCAATGAGTCGCTTTGGGAATCGCTGGGTAATACGGTAGGTGTTGTACCTGCGCCTGCTCCGCCGCTTGCTGGGAGCAAGATAAGCGGTTTCTCACCATTTGATGGAAAGTCGTCAAATGTGGATTCAAACGTGCCTAAGGCCAAGGTCACGTTAAACAGTCCCGACGATCAGACGCAAAGTTACGTTGCACCCGATCCAATCAAGCTCGCAAATGCGGCTCCCTGCGACTGGAATATCTCGGACGTAAAGGCCGATGTTAGTGAGCATATCGAAGCCAAGTCGTATTGGGGCGTGCTGGGCAACCGGAGTCCGTGGAAGGATGGTCGCGGAAACCAGATCAGAGGTGGTGGTTCAAGGGATTCGAACTTCGAATTTGCGTACAGCGAGCAGGACAAGGCGATCACCTGCACTGTCAGGGTGATGCTAATCCCGATGGATTTGTTTCCGGTCGATGCCACTGGAAATCGTGATCTTACGGTTGTGCCGCAAACTGTCCCATATGAGACGACCACTCACTGGAAAATGATGCCCGGTTCCACGGTCAATGGTGTGAAGATGGACTATCGCGATGCAGTCGGGGATCAATATGATGTCGGCGCGCTAAAGAGTCGTATTGAGGCTGTGCTGAACCACGGTGGCTACAAGTTGATCCTGGACGGTTGCTCCAAGGGCGCTGCATGCGGATGCCGGGTAAAGGTTAATTTCAGGGTTGATCTCCGCGTATCGGTCAAGGGTGTGTCCATTGCTGGATTTAATCCGCATGTTTCGAATCACCTTTTTCCGACCGTTCTTCGGGCAGATACGTCATCCTGGGGGGAGAGGCATAAATATGAGTACAACAATAAGATTTTCGACTATCCGCAGGCGAATGTTGAGGCACATGAATGCGGGCATTATTTTAATTTCCCCGATGAGTACTACGACCAGGGTGGCTGGCTTCACGAGTCTTATATAAAGGACGAGCAGATCGATTTTTCGCTGGTCGATGCGAAAGCAGGAACCATGGCATGGCAAGCGCATTCGCCGACAAATCTGATGGGTGACGGTGCCAATGCACCGTTGCAATCGGGCAGTGTTACGGCAAGTATCAAGCCTTATTACCTGGAATATGTGCGACGTCAATTTTCGCTTTCTACAAGCCGGTTGTGGAGGGTTGGCCATGATTCGTAA
- a CDS encoding PAAR domain-containing protein: protein MSERACILRLDRTTANGTVLDGIDGVGPDERGMSYLGARVQCPACGSIGLIAASGPRSEDDAMDGKLPALEGDFCRCRCSPPPTLIASQRVWTYGS from the coding sequence GTGAGCGAACGCGCCTGCATTCTCCGCCTGGACCGCACTACGGCAAACGGCACCGTACTCGACGGCATCGACGGCGTTGGCCCCGATGAACGCGGCATGAGCTACCTCGGGGCGCGCGTGCAGTGTCCCGCGTGTGGCTCGATCGGACTCATCGCCGCGAGTGGCCCGCGTTCAGAAGATGACGCGATGGACGGCAAGCTGCCTGCGCTTGAGGGCGACTTCTGCCGTTGTCGCTGCAGTCCGCCTCCGACGCTGATTGCCTCGCAGCGCGTCTGGACCTACGGAAGCTGA
- a CDS encoding family 1 encapsulin nanocompartment shell protein, translating into MNNLHRELAPISSAAWSQIEEEVARTFKRSVAGRRVVDLQGPGGASLSAVGTGHQSTIAPPQAGISARQREVKALVELRVPFELTREAIDDVEHGAEDSDWQPAKDAAQQLAYAEDRAIFDGYKAANIVGIREGSSNPKLSLPADVSGYPAVIAKALEQLRLAGVDGPYSVLLGADAYTAVSEASDQGYPVLEHIKRLVNGEIIWAPAIDGGSVLSTRGGDFDLHIGQDLSIGYLSHTDQVVKLYLQETLTFLLLTSEASVAVLPE; encoded by the coding sequence ATGAATAACCTGCATCGCGAACTCGCCCCCATATCCTCGGCCGCCTGGTCGCAGATCGAGGAAGAAGTCGCACGAACCTTCAAGCGCTCGGTGGCGGGTCGCCGCGTGGTCGATCTGCAAGGCCCTGGGGGCGCGAGTCTGTCCGCCGTGGGCACGGGTCATCAATCCACCATCGCGCCGCCGCAGGCCGGCATCAGCGCGCGTCAACGCGAAGTGAAAGCGCTGGTGGAACTGCGCGTGCCGTTTGAATTGACGCGCGAAGCGATCGACGACGTGGAGCATGGCGCGGAAGACTCGGACTGGCAGCCGGCGAAAGATGCCGCGCAACAACTGGCGTATGCCGAGGACCGCGCGATTTTCGATGGCTATAAGGCGGCGAATATTGTTGGGATCCGCGAAGGGTCGTCGAATCCTAAGCTGAGCTTACCGGCTGACGTGAGCGGCTATCCGGCTGTGATCGCGAAGGCGCTCGAGCAGTTGCGGCTTGCGGGGGTCGATGGTCCTTATTCGGTTTTGCTGGGGGCTGATGCTTATACCGCGGTTAGCGAAGCGAGCGATCAGGGTTACCCGGTGCTCGAGCATATCAAGCGGCTGGTGAACGGCGAGATTATCTGGGCGCCGGCGATTGACGGCGGGAGTGTGCTGTCCACGCGCGGTGGGGACTTCGATCTGCATATTGGACAGGATCTGTCCATTGGCTATCTTAGCCATACGGATCAGGTGGTTAAGCTGTATCTGCAGGAGACGTTGACGTTCCTGTTGCTGACGAGTGAGGCTTCGGTGGCGGTGTTGCCGGAGTGA
- a CDS encoding Dyp-type peroxidase, translating to MSDTPIPAAVTHEPQAVSVQVTPSAIFIVATVNPDPASRETVRAWCADIAALVRSVGKRVPAGGLSCVCGFGSEAWDALFGAPRPAGLHPFREFGSGERLAVATPGDILLHIRANQMDLCFELATQLMGRLATAVTTIDEVHGFRNFDQRAMIGFVDGTENPTGHEAVTFTVVGAEDPGFAGGSYVLTQKYLHDMTGWNALSVETQERIIGRTKLADIELDAAVKPSSSHSSLTTLDENGEEVKILRDNMPFGRPGFGEFGTYFIGYARSPAPIEQMLENMFVGRPPGNYDRLLDFSRAVTGGLFFVPSAPLLEALAERSPSTVASATDTSESLPSAEALSDGSLNIGSLKGAPQHE from the coding sequence ATGTCCGATACTCCGATCCCTGCTGCTGTCACCCACGAACCGCAAGCCGTGTCCGTGCAGGTAACCCCCAGTGCCATCTTCATTGTTGCAACCGTCAACCCCGACCCCGCCAGTCGCGAAACCGTGCGCGCGTGGTGCGCCGATATCGCCGCGCTGGTGCGCTCGGTCGGCAAGCGCGTGCCGGCGGGCGGCCTCTCCTGTGTATGCGGGTTCGGCTCAGAGGCCTGGGACGCGCTGTTCGGCGCCCCGCGCCCGGCCGGTCTGCACCCGTTCCGCGAATTCGGCTCCGGCGAGCGGCTCGCGGTGGCGACACCCGGCGACATCCTGCTGCACATCCGCGCCAATCAGATGGACCTGTGCTTTGAACTGGCCACGCAGCTGATGGGCCGGCTTGCCACCGCCGTGACCACGATCGACGAAGTGCACGGCTTCCGTAATTTCGATCAACGCGCCATGATCGGCTTCGTGGACGGTACTGAGAATCCGACCGGTCACGAGGCTGTCACGTTCACGGTGGTCGGTGCGGAAGATCCCGGGTTTGCCGGCGGCAGCTACGTGCTGACGCAGAAGTATCTGCACGATATGACGGGCTGGAATGCGCTCTCGGTGGAAACGCAGGAGCGCATTATTGGCCGCACCAAGCTCGCCGATATCGAACTGGACGCCGCGGTGAAGCCGAGCTCGTCGCACAGTTCGCTCACGACGCTCGACGAGAACGGCGAAGAGGTCAAGATCCTGCGCGACAACATGCCGTTTGGACGGCCGGGCTTCGGCGAGTTCGGCACCTACTTCATCGGCTATGCACGCTCGCCTGCGCCGATCGAGCAGATGCTGGAGAACATGTTCGTCGGCCGTCCGCCCGGCAACTACGACCGCCTGCTCGACTTTAGCCGCGCTGTCACGGGCGGCCTGTTCTTCGTGCCTTCGGCGCCCCTGCTTGAGGCGCTGGCCGAGCGCAGTCCCTCGACGGTTGCGAGCGCAACCGATACGTCCGAATCCCTGCCGTCTGCCGAGGCTCTCAGCGATGGTTCGCTGAACATCGGCTCTCTCAAAGGAGCACCTCAACATGAATAA
- a CDS encoding FUSC family protein codes for MIAVAFSRVAGRLLVADPGLVRLHIALRVALASLLSGIACVAWTAGHHQPITLAALGVLFSMIAPLFVRDARRSAWFVTLFYLYLCGCANFAVAAALSRYPLAGDAGFLLVMFSGMLCQACGPRALGCAMIGVVMFYLGLYLHPTAVEAAQSVALSMVGPAMVALVGRVIVPMRAARTLQLAIHTVTLRAERVLAAAVRAAQVQALSPAQGMATAARVAEVSEVAEVSELNAAALALEEQLALLNPPDAATLRERLVELEVAAGQMTFGSAPSETASTEPLRRAIERLRQAAGPRRISRTQPATRSMNSAAAWFAEIRARLAWLPAARATTAALLAMAIGHSLSPERWFWAVITTFVVFLGTRSRADTVYRGAQRLAGTLAGALASMLLATTLHDAPLLMIAAMVVCVFGWAYYILNAYAPGVFFITVLVGLVYGQLGFAMGPLVQLRIEEVMVGCIVSFAVAILMMPLAATRHVEARIAAVLAALRQVVRLATETGAQPDAANASTAMRTLDRSWHDLRVALRPLQTQRVFVWNPGVELATGSLLSCLHWARVLSRPDDTDYPARHDDDTASQDAGAAHAASILARLDAMIARYDGAAVSSVTDDPIQTAGNTASVTAHQGHQHAQTLAQLDGAVAQLADRLAHPNASMQKRLNWALRTRSA; via the coding sequence ATGATTGCTGTCGCGTTCTCACGCGTCGCCGGCCGCCTGCTGGTTGCGGACCCGGGACTCGTACGCCTCCACATCGCCTTGCGCGTCGCCCTTGCCAGCCTGTTGAGCGGCATCGCCTGCGTCGCATGGACGGCCGGTCATCACCAGCCAATCACCCTCGCCGCCCTCGGCGTCCTGTTCAGCATGATCGCGCCACTGTTCGTGCGCGACGCACGCCGCAGCGCGTGGTTCGTCACCCTGTTCTACCTCTATCTGTGCGGCTGCGCGAACTTTGCCGTGGCCGCTGCCTTGAGCCGCTATCCGCTTGCGGGCGACGCCGGCTTTCTGCTCGTCATGTTCAGCGGCATGCTGTGCCAGGCTTGCGGTCCGCGCGCGCTCGGCTGCGCCATGATCGGCGTCGTCATGTTTTATCTCGGGCTGTATCTGCACCCGACTGCCGTCGAAGCGGCGCAATCCGTTGCCTTGTCGATGGTCGGTCCTGCGATGGTGGCGCTCGTCGGACGCGTGATCGTCCCCATGCGGGCGGCGCGGACTCTGCAGTTGGCGATCCACACCGTCACGCTGCGAGCGGAGCGCGTGCTGGCCGCCGCGGTTCGCGCTGCGCAAGTGCAAGCGCTATCGCCAGCGCAGGGCATGGCCACGGCCGCTCGCGTCGCCGAAGTCTCTGAAGTCGCCGAAGTCTCCGAACTGAACGCGGCAGCGCTCGCGCTCGAAGAACAACTCGCGCTGCTGAATCCGCCTGACGCGGCCACGCTACGCGAACGGCTCGTCGAACTGGAAGTGGCAGCCGGGCAGATGACGTTCGGCTCGGCCCCCTCGGAAACGGCGAGTACTGAACCGCTACGCCGTGCCATCGAACGGCTCAGGCAAGCTGCCGGACCGAGGCGCATCTCGCGGACGCAGCCTGCGACACGCAGCATGAACAGCGCCGCCGCATGGTTCGCCGAGATCCGCGCAAGGCTCGCCTGGCTACCGGCGGCGCGCGCCACCACGGCGGCCTTGCTCGCCATGGCGATCGGCCACTCGCTCTCGCCGGAGCGCTGGTTCTGGGCGGTCATCACGACCTTCGTCGTGTTTCTCGGCACCCGCTCGCGCGCCGACACCGTCTATCGCGGCGCGCAACGGCTTGCCGGAACGCTGGCCGGCGCGCTCGCCAGCATGCTGCTGGCAACCACCCTGCACGACGCCCCGCTGCTGATGATCGCGGCCATGGTGGTGTGCGTGTTCGGCTGGGCCTATTACATCCTGAATGCGTATGCGCCGGGGGTGTTCTTTATCACGGTGCTGGTCGGGCTCGTCTACGGACAACTGGGCTTTGCAATGGGACCGCTCGTGCAGTTGCGCATCGAGGAAGTGATGGTAGGCTGCATCGTTTCGTTTGCGGTCGCGATCCTGATGATGCCGCTCGCGGCCACGCGCCACGTCGAAGCGCGGATCGCCGCCGTGCTCGCGGCGCTTCGGCAAGTGGTGCGGCTCGCCACGGAAACCGGCGCCCAACCGGACGCCGCCAACGCGAGTACGGCGATGCGCACGCTGGACCGAAGCTGGCATGACCTGCGCGTCGCATTGCGACCGTTGCAAACGCAACGAGTGTTCGTGTGGAATCCTGGCGTCGAACTCGCGACCGGTTCCCTGTTGAGCTGTCTGCATTGGGCACGCGTGCTGAGCCGACCGGACGATACAGACTATCCGGCGAGACACGATGACGATACTGCGTCGCAGGATGCCGGCGCCGCGCACGCCGCGTCGATTCTCGCGCGGCTCGACGCCATGATTGCCCGTTACGACGGAGCCGCTGTGTCGTCTGTCACGGACGACCCGATCCAGACAGCGGGCAATACAGCGAGTGTGACGGCTCATCAAGGCCATCAGCATGCGCAAACCCTGGCGCAACTGGACGGCGCCGTGGCCCAGCTCGCCGACCGCCTCGCTCATCCGAACGCCAGCATGCAAAAGCGCTTGAACTGGGCGTTAAGAACCCGAAGCGCGTAG
- a CDS encoding porin, with amino-acid sequence MKKQLIALAVSAAFAAPVFAQSSVTLYGVIDQGINYTSNVGGNHEFEMASGYAQGSRWGLKGSEDLGGGLKAIFQLENGFNASNGALAEGGRLFGRQAYVGLADNTYGTVTLGRQYDSVVDYFAQTTANGNWAGYLFAHPYDNDNSDNSFRLDNAVKYASPNIGGFQFGGAYAFSNDTNFANDRAYSFGGQYTNGGLLVAAAYMQADNPGVTTGGAITTNDASFIAERMRVWGAGVNYTFGPATVGLAYSNSNYKNPTANGYISTTAPLVTGATLNTLKFQNIEVNGKYQITPTFYVGAEYVYTIESFDASTGNLKPKIQTVGLMADYNLSKRTDVYIQGVYQKVGGDKTNSVLDDGFVLGTDAPSSTSSQTVVRVALRHQF; translated from the coding sequence ATGAAAAAGCAACTCATCGCATTGGCTGTATCCGCAGCATTTGCCGCCCCTGTATTCGCCCAAAGCAGTGTCACGTTGTATGGCGTGATCGATCAAGGCATTAACTACACGAGCAACGTCGGCGGCAATCATGAGTTTGAGATGGCGAGCGGCTATGCGCAGGGCAGCCGTTGGGGTCTCAAGGGTTCGGAAGATCTGGGTGGCGGCCTGAAGGCCATCTTCCAGTTGGAAAACGGCTTCAACGCGAGTAACGGCGCACTCGCCGAAGGCGGCCGCCTGTTCGGCCGTCAGGCTTACGTCGGGCTGGCGGACAACACGTACGGTACGGTCACGCTCGGCCGCCAGTACGACTCCGTAGTCGACTACTTCGCGCAAACCACGGCTAACGGCAACTGGGCCGGCTACCTGTTTGCCCACCCGTACGATAACGACAACTCCGACAACTCGTTCCGTCTGGACAACGCCGTCAAGTACGCGAGCCCGAATATCGGCGGCTTCCAGTTCGGCGGTGCGTATGCGTTCAGCAACGACACCAACTTCGCCAACGACCGCGCCTATAGCTTCGGCGGCCAGTACACCAACGGCGGCCTGCTGGTGGCCGCCGCGTATATGCAAGCCGACAACCCGGGTGTGACGACCGGCGGTGCGATCACGACCAATGACGCGAGCTTCATCGCCGAGCGCATGCGCGTGTGGGGCGCCGGCGTCAACTACACGTTCGGTCCGGCCACAGTGGGTCTCGCGTACAGCAACTCGAACTACAAGAATCCGACGGCGAACGGTTACATCAGCACGACCGCTCCCCTTGTGACGGGTGCGACGCTCAACACCCTCAAGTTCCAGAACATCGAAGTGAACGGCAAGTACCAGATCACGCCGACGTTCTACGTGGGCGCGGAGTACGTCTACACGATCGAGAGCTTCGATGCGTCGACGGGTAACCTGAAGCCGAAGATTCAAACGGTGGGCCTGATGGCTGACTACAACCTCTCGAAGCGCACGGACGTCTATATCCAGGGCGTGTACCAGAAGGTCGGCGGCGACAAGACCAACTCGGTTCTGGACGATGGCTTCGTGCTCGGTACCGACGCACCGTCGTCGACCTCGAGCCAGACTGTGGTCCGGGTTGCCCTGCGCCACCAGTTCTAA